TCACCCAGGTGGGGAGTGATACGGTCCTGGCGCAGATTGTGCGACTGGTCGAAGAGGCGCAAGCTGACAAGGCGCCGATTCAAAAGCTGGCGGACCGGGTGTCAAACATCTTTGTGCCGCTGGTTATCACCATTTCTCTGACGACATTTCTGCTTTGGTACGGCGTCGCGGGAAAAGATTTTCTTTTTGCCTTCCGCATGGCGATCGCAGTGTTAGTGATTGCCTGTCCCTGTGCCCTGGGACTGGCGACCCCGACCGCGATCATGGTCGGCTCGGCGATCGGACTGGAACGTGGCATCCTGTTCAAAAAGGCCTCAGTGCTCGAGCATATTTCGCGACTCCAGGTGTTGCTGCTGGATAAAACCGGTACATTGACCACGGGGGTATTTGTGGTCTCCAATCTGGTTCCGGCTGCAGGGGTGGATGAGAACCGTCTTCTGCGGCTGTGCGCCTCGATCGAGGCCGGGAGTAATCATCCCCTGGCGCGCAGTCTGGTAGCGGCCGCGGTTGAACGTGAGATCGACTTTACTCCCCTTGAGGAAATCGAAGAGATCGGTGGTCAGGGGTTGTGCTCTAAGCAGGAGGGCGGAGAACTGCTCTGTGGGAGTGCGCAACTGCTTGAAGGGCGACAGGTCGATCTTTCACCGCTTGCCGCAGAAGCGGACAGCCTCACAGAAAAGGGCTGTTCGCTGATCTATCTCGCGCATGCCGGAAGCTTAATCGGCATTATCGGTCTGGCCGATCAGATTAAGCAGAATGCGGCCTCCGCACTCGCTGGTTTGCGCAGGCTTGGACTTGAACTGGTGCTGGTGACCGGGGACCGCAAAGTGGTGGCGCAACAGGTCGCGGAGCAGCTTGGGATTGACCTTGTCGAAGCTGAAGTGAGACCTGAGCAGAAGTTGGCAATTGTAGAGAAGTACCAGAAACGTGGGGTCTTTGTCGGGATGGTCGGAGACGGGATCAATGATGCTCCGGCCCTGGCCAAAGCCGATATCGGCATCGCTATAGGGAGCGGGACAGATATCGCCAAGGAGACCGGCGATCTGATTCTGGTTGGTGGTGATATTCGTGACATTGAACGCGGGATCCGCTTGGGGCGTCGGACGCTGGCCAAGATCAAACAGAATCTCTTTTGGGCTTTCTTCTATAATATCCTGGGTATCCCTCTTGCCGCCGGGCTGTTTTATTCCTGGTTCGGCCTCTATCTCGAACCGGAGTACGCCGGGTTGGCCATGGCCTTCTCCAGCGTCTCGGTGGTCAGCAATAGTTTGTTGTTGCGGCGTATCCGGCATCAATTGTAGTTTGTGGTGATGAAAATAAAACCTCGAATCATCGGAGTTAT
Above is a genomic segment from Geopsychrobacter electrodiphilus DSM 16401 containing:
- a CDS encoding heavy metal translocating P-type ATPase, which produces MTAAKSLPVYGMKCQKCVARVSTLLAEQPGVSEVEVALAEQRACFVLDPAVGSLEVIVAAVETAGFSTHPPVETESSPPLLKQIAPIAQHRFAISKMSCANCAATVEKTISALPGILSAQVNFAAEILMVEHDGAAEREKEILQALEKAGYPAQLQDDPDRQILEARQAFYWVLYSGLLAVPIMFFMYLQPFGEATRLVNAGLSTLAQFSAGLIFYRGAYKSLRNRSANMDVLVAMGITAAYGYSVLALLGLLGEHGVVFFETSAMLIFFIRFGKWLESRAKGHAGSALKKLLKLQADRATLVVNGIEEVVPASRLKPGDLLVVRPGEKIPADGQIETGISAVDESMITGEAVPVAKKAGDLVTGATLNRSGRILVRVTQVGSDTVLAQIVRLVEEAQADKAPIQKLADRVSNIFVPLVITISLTTFLLWYGVAGKDFLFAFRMAIAVLVIACPCALGLATPTAIMVGSAIGLERGILFKKASVLEHISRLQVLLLDKTGTLTTGVFVVSNLVPAAGVDENRLLRLCASIEAGSNHPLARSLVAAAVEREIDFTPLEEIEEIGGQGLCSKQEGGELLCGSAQLLEGRQVDLSPLAAEADSLTEKGCSLIYLAHAGSLIGIIGLADQIKQNAASALAGLRRLGLELVLVTGDRKVVAQQVAEQLGIDLVEAEVRPEQKLAIVEKYQKRGVFVGMVGDGINDAPALAKADIGIAIGSGTDIAKETGDLILVGGDIRDIERGIRLGRRTLAKIKQNLFWAFFYNILGIPLAAGLFYSWFGLYLEPEYAGLAMAFSSVSVVSNSLLLRRIRHQL